The genomic window ACGAAACCGGCGCGGTCGTCCATGAATTCGAAATGAGCGCCCACGCCTCCGCCGGCCTCAATTGCATGGATTGCCACACTCCCAAGGAAGGCCAGGAGGTCTTGCCGCACCAGGGGTTCGAAATCGCCAAGCAGGTCACCTCTCTCAATTGCTCGGGCTGCCACAAGGACCAGTACGACCAATACCTCCGCAGCCGACACGCCGCCCCGTCCTGGGCCGCCGTCACCGGGGCGAAGGATTTCACCGCCGAGCAAATCGCCTTCGCCGAGCAGCATCACCCCGGCTGGGTCGATCGCGAGCCCAACGCCCTGGCCATCCTCCAGGGGCCGGCTTCGATCACCAAAGGGTGCCAGAAGTGTCACGACATCGGCAAGCCGAACGCCGACGGCTCGATCGGATCGTGTACCTCATGCCATGCCCGGCACGTTGCCTCCGTCGAGCTGGCCCGATCTCCACAGACCTGCGGCCAGTGTCACATGGGGCCCGATCACTCACAGCTTGAAATCTACAACGAATCGAAGCATGGCGTCCTCTTCCACGCCCAGCGCCACGACATGAACCTGGGGGCCGACCCCAAGACCCTCACCTCGAAGGACATGCCCGTCCCCACCTGCTCCACCTGCCACATGAGCGGCATCGGCGAACGCCTTGAACCCACCCACGACGTCGGCGAACGCCTCTCCTACTTCCTCTTTGCCGAGGTCTCCGACCGCCGCGACGACTTCCGCAAGAAGCAGATCGAGATGAAGGCCTCTTGCCTCGAATGCCACACCAATAACACCATCAGCACCTTTTACCGAGAGGCCGAAAGCGTCCTCAAATCCACCAACTCGCTCGTCAAGCAAGCCCGAGAGGTCATGGAAGGGCTCTACGCCGAAAACCTGCTCACCCCTGCCCCGTTCGACGAGCCGATCGAGTTTCTCTACTTCGACCTCTGGCACTACTACGGCCGCACCGCCAAGCACGGCGCCTTCATGGGAGGGGCCGACTTCGTCCAGTGGCACGGCTTCTACGAACTCGTCGCCAAGCTCGCCGAAATCAATCACCATGCCGCAGAGTTGCGCGGGGAGGGCAAGGAGGATGCCGACTCATCCGACACCGCCACCGACGCCGAGTGACCCTCCGGCTCCCTGGTGGAGTCGTCCCTTGCCCTGGCTCGAACTGTTCGCCACCGGGAACTTCGCCTTCCTGGCGGTCGATATCTTCATGGCTCACTCCATGAACCGCTTTGCCGAAGCCAGCGAGTGGATCCCATTTCTCTTTTCCCTTGCGGCTCCTCCGGTCCTTGTTCTCTGCTGGCTGATCCAGGGACGGCTCCGTCCCTATCTCCCGGGAGATCCCCTGGCCGACGGCCCACCGCGATGGCGACGATGGCTCGCCCGGTGGCTTGGGCTTCTCATTGGAGCGCTTGCGATCGTTGTTGGCGTGGCCGGCATGATCCTGCATCTGCAAAGCCACTTCTTCGAATCGCAAACACTTCACAACCTCGTCTACACCGCGCCCTTTGCCGCCCCGCTGGCGTATGCCGGGTTTGGCCTGCTCATCATCCTCAACCGAACCGAGCACGCCCCGAGCCTCGAATGGGCCCGATGGGTGATCTTGCTGGCGATGGGGGGATTCCTCGGCAACTTCGTCCTCTGCCTGGCCGACCACGCCCAGAACGGCTTTTTCTACGCCTCCGAGTGGATCGGCGTCATCTCGGCCGCCTACGCCGTGGGTGCCCTGATTGCCGTCGCCACCTTCCCAACTAGCCGATGGACCTGGCGATTCGCCGTCGTCGTCATGATCGCACAGGTGGGGGTCGGCCTCGTCGGCTTCGTCTTCCACCTGATCCCGAACCTCCGCAGCCCGATGCCCACGGTCTGGGAATCGTTCGTCTACGGCGCCCCCATCTTCGCCCCCTTGCTCTTTGTCGATCTTGCGATGCTCGCCGCCTTCGGCCTCTGGGCCGTCGCCCTGGTCAGTCCCGAGGTCCTCGGCCGTTCCACGGCCTCCCCCGAACCGATCCCTTCCTCACCCTCGGCCCTTTCGTGACCTTCGATCGGCCCGGCTCCCTCCTGCCTTCCCCAGGAGAGAGCCGGAGCCGATTCGGTTTCTCACACAGTCGCACGTCCGCTTGCGCGTCAATCAGTTTAAGTAATCCAGAAAGATGCGCGTAAATTCATACGGATCCTGCTCAATGCTGCTACTCGTCGGCTCGACGTAGGAAATCACCCCGTTCGGGTTCTCCCGGTCGCGGTGCAACGACCAGAACGAGAGCCGCCCCACACCCACCTCTCGGGCAAAGGCCACCACCTCGCGGGCCTCCTGCTGGTCAAACACCTCCGTCACCACGTCGTTCCGACCAATCATCGGCGTCAGGCCGACCTTCCCCCACAGTTCCTCGTCCGACAGGCTCGGGCCGTAAAGATTCCGCAACTGCCCGTGCAACGACTGCGCGGCCATGATCGCGTAATCACCCGTCTTCCCGTCCGGATTGGGCGCGGCCGAGCCGCCGTAGTTCATCGCCATCACATTCACGCCGGCCAGATCCACCCCGCGATTCAGGGCCGACTGCACCACATACACCCCGTCCGGAGTCAGGCCCGAGGGCAAGACCGGCAAGGTCAGCCAGATGTCGAGCCTCCTCCCCTCGGCCGCCAGTTCCTGCTGCAAGCTCGCCAGTGCCTCCGATCGCCGATCGACCGATGTCCGGTGTGCAAGGGCCGCCCCTTCAATATCCAGGTCGATGCTCGTCAGGTCATACGCATCCACCACCGACCGATACGCATCCTTGAGCGCATTGACCTCCGTGATCGCCTCGGCCAGTTCCCGACCGTTCGCCCCGCCGAACGAGACGGTCACATCCCCGCCCAGCCTCCGGACCTGAGCCAGTTGCGCTCGAATCCCCAGATCGAAGTCACTCCCGTTGATCGCATACGCCTCGTACCCTCCCCAGCTTGGCCGATTCTGCGCATCCGCCACGATGAAGGCGAGCGAGAAGTGCGTCACCCCCTGAGTTTGCACCGTCTCGGCCAGGTTATACGTCGGAAAGAGCGTCATATCCACATACGGATCGAACCTCCGCGACGGCTGCTCAATCGGCACCGAATCCAGGACCGTCACCGACACGGTCCCCGTCGCCTCCCCTCCCCGGCCATCGCTCACAACATACGCAAAGTGATCCGTCCCCACAAAACCATCCTTCGACGCATACGTGATCGTCCCGTCCTGATTGACGACCACCGACCCGTTCGCCGGCGGCTCGACCGACGCCACCACCAGCCGGTCACCGTCCGGGTCCGTGTCGTTCGCCAGCACGTTCACCCGGATCGGATTCCCGGTCCGCACCACCACCGTGTCGTCGATCGCCACCGGAACCCGGTTCGCTCCCGGCTCGATGCCACCGTCCGAGTCGATCGAGAACCCATACGGCGCCACCGATCCGCCTCCCGGCGACGCCGTGAAGCCGATCCTGGCCTCTCCTCCCGCCGCGATCGTCCCGTTCCACCCGGCATGCGTGACCGTGAACCGATTTCCGTCCTGCGAAACGATTCGCCCATCCCACAAGGAATTGATCGTTCCATCAAACGCAAACGCAAACGACCAGTCCTCAACCGGCGTTTCCCCTTGGTTCGACAGGGTCAATTCCCCCTGGAATCCCGATCCCCAGTCCTGCGTCACCCGGTACGTCACCATCAGATCGCCGCTGACCGGCGGTGGTGGCAACACATCGTTATCTCCCACCGTCGCCAACCCCTCCGCCCTGGCCAGCGACGCTCCCACCGGACCGGCCAGCGACAACCGGAACGCCTCCTCCCCCTCCACCAGATCATCATCGAGAATCGCCACCACCACCTCCTTGACCACCTCTCCCGGCGCAAAGGTCAAGGTTCCCGACGTGCTCACATAATCCGACCCTGCCGTTGCGGTGCCGTCCCCCGTGCCGTAATCGACCCGGATCACCTCCGCCCCCGCTCGGTCAAGCGAGACCACAAACCGAACCGCACCATCCCCCTCGATCACCCGAACATCCCCGACCGAGATCGCGGGCATTTGCGGCGTCGAGTCCCCCTCCATCGGCGTCCCGTTCAGCGAGAATCCGGACGCCGGTATCCCCTCTCCCGGCCGCGCCACAAACCCGAAGGATACCGATCTCCCGCTCGGAATCGTGTCGTTCCAAGTCGGGTTCATCACCGAGTACCGTCCCCCCTCCTGCCTCACGAACGTCCCGTTCCAGAGCGAGTCGATCATCCCTGGATAATCGAATTCGAGG from Tautonia marina includes these protein-coding regions:
- a CDS encoding cellulose binding domain-containing protein; this encodes MGRHASNEGRLEWSRSEGLRARGLAGQVEVMEPRTLLSGFRASYEVVQDWGSGLQAEITIENTTGQAIRGWVLEFDYPGMIDSLWNGTFVRQEGGRYSVMNPTWNDTIPSGRSVSFGFVARPGEGIPASGFSLNGTPMEGDSTPQMPAISVGDVRVIEGDGAVRFVVSLDRAGAEVIRVDYGTGDGTATAGSDYVSTSGTLTFAPGEVVKEVVVAILDDDLVEGEEAFRLSLAGPVGASLARAEGLATVGDNDVLPPPPVSGDLMVTYRVTQDWGSGFQGELTLSNQGETPVEDWSFAFAFDGTINSLWDGRIVSQDGNRFTVTHAGWNGTIAAGGEARIGFTASPGGGSVAPYGFSIDSDGGIEPGANRVPVAIDDTVVVRTGNPIRVNVLANDTDPDGDRLVVASVEPPANGSVVVNQDGTITYASKDGFVGTDHFAYVVSDGRGGEATGTVSVTVLDSVPIEQPSRRFDPYVDMTLFPTYNLAETVQTQGVTHFSLAFIVADAQNRPSWGGYEAYAINGSDFDLGIRAQLAQVRRLGGDVTVSFGGANGRELAEAITEVNALKDAYRSVVDAYDLTSIDLDIEGAALAHRTSVDRRSEALASLQQELAAEGRRLDIWLTLPVLPSGLTPDGVYVVQSALNRGVDLAGVNVMAMNYGGSAAPNPDGKTGDYAIMAAQSLHGQLRNLYGPSLSDEELWGKVGLTPMIGRNDVVTEVFDQQEAREVVAFAREVGVGRLSFWSLHRDRENPNGVISYVEPTSSSIEQDPYEFTRIFLDYLN
- a CDS encoding multiheme c-type cytochrome, translated to MSFRGVFIAVFLGTAMIVAAFVVNSRRPAVEVARTTPAMVKATGRCAQCHEHETGAVVHEFEMSAHASAGLNCMDCHTPKEGQEVLPHQGFEIAKQVTSLNCSGCHKDQYDQYLRSRHAAPSWAAVTGAKDFTAEQIAFAEQHHPGWVDREPNALAILQGPASITKGCQKCHDIGKPNADGSIGSCTSCHARHVASVELARSPQTCGQCHMGPDHSQLEIYNESKHGVLFHAQRHDMNLGADPKTLTSKDMPVPTCSTCHMSGIGERLEPTHDVGERLSYFLFAEVSDRRDDFRKKQIEMKASCLECHTNNTISTFYREAESVLKSTNSLVKQAREVMEGLYAENLLTPAPFDEPIEFLYFDLWHYYGRTAKHGAFMGGADFVQWHGFYELVAKLAEINHHAAELRGEGKEDADSSDTATDAE